A genome region from Mastacembelus armatus chromosome 8, fMasArm1.2, whole genome shotgun sequence includes the following:
- the top3a gene encoding DNA topoisomerase 3-alpha: MLIATLIGRVLLRSGLQRPGIQRRCFCAALSGRGPDAARQEDMIRSRAQIKRVLCVAEKNDAAKGIAEIMSNGTARRREGMSRFNKIYEYEYHLFGQNVTVTMTSVSGHLLALEFKAPLQKWHSCSPVLLFDAEVEKYCPDNMMPIKRTLEKEARQCQALVIWTDCDREGENIGFEIIDVCKAVKPNLQVFRAKFSEITPNSIRRACDTLTEPDTNISDAVDVRQELDLRIGASFTRFQTLRLQKIFPESLANQLISYGSCQFPTLGFVVERFKAIQAFIPETFYKIKVLHEVEEDAVEFSWKRNRLFNHTACLVLYQICMEDPIATVTSVTSKPKSKWRPLPLDTVELEKLASRKLRISAKETMKIAEKLYTQGFISYPRTETNIFPASLALSPLVEQQTQSPLWGTFAQRVLEQPGGPNPRQGKNSDQAHPPIHPIKYTSTLQGNEGRVYEFIVRHFLACVSQDALGQETVVDIDIAQEKFSTSGLMIIARNYLDVYPYDRWSTKVIPVYEQGSQFQPSAIEMVDGQTSPPQLLTEADLIALMEKHGIGTDATHAEHIETIKSRMYVGLTADQRFLPGELGMGLVEGYNSMGYEMSKPNLRAELEADLKLVSEGRKDKQSVLLHHVQKYKTVFIESVRKAKKLDEALSPYLGAAQEITEAEQQDMEIPLPVRKCPHCGRDMVLKKKREGNSKYLTCMGYPACKTAVWFPDTVLEVSRDDSVCPTCQPHPVHMLKFKFRRGSLPPMMPLDFIGCIGGCDETLREVLDLKYLRTAGRGGGGGGGGGGGGDDDPQPPGPRPPRPGPPRAPCSNPRPSLPPVPSWTPQHRPPLGGNGGSGDTNSNLIVCNCGQDAVLLTVRKDGPNHGRQFYKCNTGSCNFFLWADESSQQGEPQSRGPPLPMSRTSQLPRPSVGFRNTSGGQERGAGGHVGQTMCNCNKTAVTCTVQKDGPNKGRMFHTCGKPRAQQCGFFQWADENVPPPGRFVGGSNGGGDRGRTGRTARGDASANKPPAAKKPRTCGLCHMPGHTRATCPQR, translated from the exons ATGCTAATAGCGACCCTCATCGGGAGAGTCTTGCTTCGATCGGGACTACAGCGGCCAGGGATCCAGCGGAGGTGTTTCTGTGCGGCTCTGAGTGGCCGGGGTCCGGACGCGGCGCGGCAGGAAGACATGATCCGGAGCCGGGCTCAGATCAAGCGGGTCCTGTGCGTAGCCGAGAAAAACGATGCAGCCAAAGGCATCGCAGAGATCATGTCCAACGGCACGGCCAGGAGG AGGGAAGGGATGTCAAGGTTTAATAAGATCTATGAGTATGAATATCATCTCTTTGGCCAG aATGTGACAGTAACAATGACGTCAGTTTCAGGCCATTTACTGGCACTAGAGTTTAAGGCACCGCTCCAGAAATg GCACAGTTGCAGTCCTGTGCTGTTATTTGATGCTGAGGTAGAGAAGTATTGTCCAGATAACATGATGCCAATTAAG CGAACATTAGAGAAAGAGGCGAGGCAGTGTCAGGCCTTAGTGATCTGGACTGATTGTGACAGAGAGGGGGAAAACATTGGCTTTGAAATCATCGATGTCTGCAAAGCAG TGAAACCCAATTTACAAGTCTTTCGGGCAAAGTTTTCTGAGATCACCCCCAACTCCATCCGACGAGCTTGTGACACTCTGACGGAGCCGGACACAAACATCAGCGATGCCGTTGATGTTCGCCAGGAGCTCGATCTACGCATCG GTGCATCCTTCACTCGGTTTCAGACGCTCCGCCTGCAGAAGATCTTTCCAGAGTCTCTGGCCAACCAGTTGATCTCATACGGCAGCTGTCAGTTTCCCACTCTGGGCTTTGTAGTGGAGCGCTTCAAAGCCATCCAGGCATTTATACCTGAGACTTTCTACAAGATCAAAG TGCTCCATGAGGTCGAGGAGGATGCTGTGGAGTTCAGCTGGAAAAGAAACCGTCTCTTCAACCACACTGCCTGTCTGGTGCTCTACCAGATCTGCATGGAG gATCCCATAGCAACAGTCACCTCAGTAACCAGCAAACCTAAGAGCAAGTGGAGGCCGCTGCCTTTGGACACTGTG GAGCTGGAGAAACTGGCATCACGGAAGCTGAGAATAAGTGCCAAAGAGACCATGAAAATCGCAGAAAAGCTCTACACTCAGGG gtttatCAGCTACCCCCgcacagagacaaacattttcccTGCAAGCCTGGCTCTCAGCCCCCTGGTGGAGCAGCAGACGCAAAGTCCTTTGTGGGGGACGTTCGCCCAGCGGGTGCTCGAGCAGCCTGGGGGTCCCAACCCACGGCAGGGCAAGAACTCTGACCAGGCCCACCCTCCCATACATCCCATCAAGTACACCAGTACACTGCAG GGCAACGAGGGCCGTGTGTATGAGTTCATTGTCCGGCACTTTCTGGCCTGTGTATCCCAGGATGCTTTGGGGCAGGAGACAGTGGTGGACATAGACATCGCCCAGGAGAAGTTTTCCACGTCTGGACTCATGATTATTGCAAGGAACTACCTGGATGTTTACCCATATGACAGGTGGAGCACCAAG GTGATTCCAGTGTATGAACAAGGCTCCCAGTTCCAGCCTTCTGCTATCGAGATGGTGGACGGTCAGACGAGTCCTCCTCAGCTGCTCACAGAAGCCGACCTCATAGCACTGATGGAGAAACACGGCATTG GCACAGATGCAACCCATGCAGAGCACATCGAGACCATCAAGAGTCGCATGTATGTGGGTCTGACAGCTGACCAGAGGTTTCTCCCTGGAGAGCTCGGCATGGGACTGGTGGAGg GTTACAACTCCATGGGGTATGAGATGTCCAAACCAAACCTGCGAGCTGAATTGGAGGCAGATCTCAAGCTCGTATCAGAAGGCAGGAAGGACAAGCAGAGCGTGCTGCTGCACCACGTCCAGAAATACAAGACCGTCTTCATCGAGTCCGTCAGGAAGGCAAAGAA GTTAGACGAAGCCCTGTCGCCCTATCTGGGTGCAGCTCAGGAGATcactgaagcagagcagcaggacaTGGAGATCCCACTGCCGGTCAGGAAGTGTCCTCACTGTGGTCGGGACATGGtgctgaagaagaagagggagggaaaCAG TAAGTACCTGACCTGCATGGGTTATCCAGCCTGTAAGACGGCGGTGTGGTTCCCCGACACAGTGCTGGAGGTCAGCAGAGACGACAGCGTCTGCCCCACCTGTCAGCCCCACCCTGTTCACAT GTTGAAGTTCAAGTTCCGCCGGGGCAGCCTCCCTCCCATGATGCCTTTAGACTTTATTGGCTGCATCGGTGGCTGTGACGAGACACTCAGAGAGGTGCTGGACCTGAAATACCTCCGaacagcaggaagaggagggggtggaggaggaggaggaggaggaggaggagatgatgaTCCTCAGCCACCAGGTCCAAGACCCCCCAGACCAGGTCCACCCAGAGCCCCATGTTCCAATCCTCgaccttctcttcctcctgtccCCTCCTGGACCCCACAGCACCGACCCCCACTGGGTGGTAATGGCGGCAGTGGTGACACCAACAGCAACTTAATTGTGTGTAACTGTGGTCAGGACGCTGTCCTCCTCACGGTGCGCAAAGACGGTCCCAACCATGGGCGCCAGTTCTACAAGTGCAACACTGGGAGCTGCAACTTCTTCCTCTGGGCAGATGAGTCAAGTCAGCAGGGGGAACCACAGAGTCGAGGGCCTCCACTGCCAATGTCAAGGACCTCCCAGCTCCCAAGACCCTCAGTGGGGTTCAGGAACACGTCTGGAGGACAGGAAAGGGGTGCAGGAGGACATGTGGGGCAGACAATGTGTAATTGTAATAAGACAGCAGTGACGTGCACGGTGCAGAAGGACGGGCCGAACAAGGGCCGGATGTTCCACACCTGTGGGAAACCAAGAGCGCAGCAGTGCGGCTTCTTCCAGTGGGCTGACGAGAACGTCCCCCCACCAG GCCGTTTTGTTGGTGGGTCTAACGGTggtggagacagagggagaacagGGAGGACGGCACGAGGAGACGCCAGCGCTAACAAACCCCCCGCTGCTAAGAAGCCTCGAACCTGCGGCCTGTGCCACATGCCGGGACACACCCGAGCCACCTGTCCCCAGCGGTGA
- the cbx7a gene encoding chromobox homolog 7a has protein sequence MELSSIGDQVFAVESITKKRVRKGNVEYLLKWQGWPPKYSTWEPEDNILDPRLVLAYEENQEKLRALAYRRKGLRPRRLVLRNIFAMDLRSAHKVPEKPPSRLRLSLTRSMSTDVDQGERGSLYRRPGWRKSKQRVNKRRLDRSSSKPIRSLRKKEEPVEEDWSGTSEEEKQESESTTEEKHEDSLYGQSECSSPPLLERQDLEMEVEEKAAEEKAAEEKAAEEKVAEEKAAEIWSDRPGGETPETRLNQTSECNQSEDSASAPVAGPGDAVTVGDRSDVGVEAGSPCPRLDRNNTTSVIVCVQGSNQSVATTTPGSETSAEEHPGKVIVTDVTINSLTVTFKEAMVAEGFFKGY, from the exons ATGGAGCTGTCATCCATAGGAGACCAAGTGTTTGCCGTTGAGTCAATAACCAAGAAGCGAGTGAGGAAG GGTAATGTGGAGTACCTACTGAAATGGCAGGGATGGCCCCCAAA GTACAGTACTTGGGAACCAGAGGACAATATTTTGGACCCACGCCTGGTGCTGGCTTACGAAGAGAA TCAGGAGAAGCTCAGGGCTCTGGCCTATCGCAGGAAAGGTCTCAGGCCCAGGAGGCTCGTCCTGCGG AACATCTTTGCCATGGATCTCCGCAGTGCCCACAAGGTGCCCGAGAAGCCCCCGTCCCGTCTGCGTCTCTCCCTCACCCGCTCCATGAGCACAGATGTGGACCAGGGCGAGCGGGGCAGCTTGTACCGGCGCCCGGGCTGGAGGAAGAGCAAGCAGAGGGTGAATAAACGACGACTGGACAGATCCTCAAGCAAACCCATCCGTTCGCTGAGGAAGAAGGAGGAACCCGTGGAGGAGGACTGGAGCGGCACCAGCGAAGAAGAGAAGCAGGAGTCTGAAAGCACCACTGAGGAGAAACATGAAGACAGTTTATACG GTCAGTCGGAGTGCAGCTCACCGCCTTTGCTGGAGCGGCAGGATTTAGagatggaggtggaggagaaggcGGCGGAGGAGAAGGCGGCGGAGGAGAAGGCGGCGGAGGAGAAGGTGGCAGAGGAGAAGGCGGCAGAGATATGGAGCGACAGGCCGGGCGGCGAGACACCTGAAACCAGGTTGAACCAAACGTCGGAGTGCAACCAATCAGAGGACAGCGCCTCAGCGCCTGTGGCCGGACCAGGAGATGCGGTTACTGTGGGAGACAGGTCAGACGTGGGCGTGGAGGCAGGGTCGCCGTGTCCCAGGTTAGACAGGAACAACACGACCTCAGTGATAGTGTGCGTTCAGGGGAGCAATCAGAGCGTTGCCACGACAACACCAGGCAGTGAGACTTCTGCAGAAGAGCATCCTGGGAAGGTGATCGTAACAGATGTGACTATCAACTCCCTGACGGTGACTTTTAAAGAAGCCATGGTGGCCGAAGGCTTCTTTAAGGGCTACTGa